The DNA window GCTTCGGACAACAATCAAGCGAATACAAAGAAATCCAAAGCATATATAGCGAAAGGTCATTGGCGTAATTATCTACAAAGAGAGTTGTGGGTGATTAACTCCGACGCTTATTTTAAAATGCAAGTCGTCCTAACGATTTTATTACCATCTGTTATTTCTTTTATTTTTCTAGTCGCTATACAAAATGGGGTCATTCCTGATAATTTAAACATTACTAAAAAAGGAATCTTCGATAAATATTTTTCATATTTGGTTTTATTTTTGTGCTGTATCAACAATATTAGCGGTACACCCTATTCCAGAGAAGGTAAATATCATTTTTTGATAAAAAGTTTGCCATTTGATCATTATATCTTGTATTTATCAAAAGTAGGTTTCGCCTCCTTTTTGAATATAATAGCTGTTTTAATTAGCTTCTTAATTTATGCACTTTTTGGCTATTGGAACATGGAGTCGATGGTGATATTGCTCGTTATTACTTGCTTAGTTATTTGTTATAACTTACTTACTCCGTTATTTGATATGAAAAACCCAAGCACAGATTGGACTACCCCCTCTCAAGCTATCAAGTCCAATCCAAACGTTTTGGTGAGTCTTTTATTCGGTATGCCTATTCCGGTAATTATCACAGCTATCCATTTTACGTTGCTGTGGTCTGGCGTCAGTCCCCTTGGATCCAGCTGTATCGTTTTGTCCATAACACTTGTGACAACGATGGTGTTGTTCATTTTGATAACGAATTCTATCAGAAACGGTCCATTTGTACGTTTATGAAAATCTATACTAGAGCAGGAGAAAGTTTCATAAAGCATTACAAAAGAAAAAGGCTTCTCAAAAGTTTGGTAGTGGTGGGTACCAGGTTCTCACACAACTTGAACACTATTTTTAATAGTTTAATATCTGGTACACGCCACTACCCACATTTCATCAATACATAATGCTTCGTGTCTTAGTCTTCGCATGAGCTTATAAATATCTAAACACTAAGAAAAGAAGATCTCTCTCCAAGTTCATGTTTGGATGAGAGATCTTCTTAACTATTGAATGTCTTTAAATTTCCCTTTCAAACTTACCAAATAATTTCCCATATGAACTTTATGCGAACACCAATGAAAAATTAGAATCCATTTTCCACTAACCATTTCATAATGCTTTCTTCTCTTTTCTTCATATCGTCATGCTGCGCATCGTATTTACTCATTTTCTTCTGTGCAACAAGATTTCCATCTACCATAAACAATACTCTTTCGGTTTTTGCTGCCACCTTAGCATCATGCGTAACGAGCATTACGGTTGTCCCTTTTTTATTAATCCCTGCAAGAATTGACATAATCTCTTCTGTCGATTTGGAATCTAATGCTCCGGTCGGTTCGTCTCCAAATATGATATCCGGATCATTTATCAATGCTCTGCAGATGCCGACTCTCTGCAGCTGTCCACCAGATGCCTGAGTGATATTATTATCTGCAAGCTTTTCAATTCCTGTCATTTTAAGCAGTTTTTCTGCTTTTTGATATACTGCATTTTTATCCGCATCTTTTGATACAAGAGCAGGAAACATAACATTGTCAATCAATGACAGATTCTTTAATAGATTAATATCCTGAAAGATAAATCCCATGTGATTCAGTCGAATCTTTGCCAACTCTTCTTCTTTAAGACTGCCGATTTCACTGCCATTAAATTTCACACTACCAGAAGTAATTCTATCCATTCCGCTTATATTATATAGGAGTGTTGATTTTCCGCTTCCGGATGGACCCATAATCGAAACGAATTCACCTTTTTCTATCTCCAAGTTTACATCCTTTAAGATATGAAGCTCATTTTCTTGCCCTAATTCTACTTTTTTGTTCATACTTCTTGCTTCTAATATAATGCTCATATATATTCCTCCAATGTCAAACATATATCCACAGAGGCATCCCGGAATGCCTTACTTTTCAGAAATCTGCATGCTTATCTGTTTCGGTGCCTTTACGCTGGAGGCTTCTTCCATCTCGGGGATACGCCCTCCTGCCTGGACCTTTCTCAACCGTTCTAACTTCTTAAAACTACAGATAAATCATCTTCTCCTGTTACCTTACAGCACACAGAAATAGTAATTCCAACGACTACAATCAATGCTAACGGACATAGCAGCCAAGTCTGCCATACAACATTAACTAATTCAATTTTTGCGGCTCCCATAGAGGACATTGCCATACTTACAAGAAATTCCCCTAGAAAATTCGCAGCCAGCACTCCAACTATGATTCCCAAAATCAGTACCATCATAGTTCCTGCCATATATTGATGTTTAATATTTTTAGAAGTTAATCCCATACTTCGCATGATTGCAATCTGAGACATATCCTTTGATAATAGCATCCGAAGGAATAATGCAGTTATCAAAACGGCAATAATCACTGCTATTGCGATTCCACCTATAACAATCAGGCTCATCTGATCAATGATATTTCCAAGAGTCTGCACTGTATACTCTTTGATATCATTTACCTGCGCAGAATCATAGGTATTCTGATAGTAGTCCATTTTCTCACGAACATCGACGCTTTGAGCCACATCCATGCTCACAATATACCAAAGAACGGAATCTTCATTTAAACCTAGACCGGAAGGCGCCTTTGCTGTTTTCCCACCATTTGTAATATCTTGATAAATACCAGTTACTTTCAAAGTCTTTTCTGCCCCGGCAACTTTTAATACTACTTCATCTCCCACTTTCTTGTTTAATCCATCTTTTGACGTATTGGCAAAGGAAAGTGAGATTTCCCCTTCAGCCTGTGGTGCTCTCCCTTCGAGATATTTTAATGGAAATACGGAAAAATCTCCGATTTCAATATTAATATAGTCCCAGGAATCTTCCGCATTTTTAACCTGATAGGAACTTGTGATGTAAGCGGCATACTTTTCAAAATCCGAATCATTCTTCAGTTCTTCCTGCAGCTTTTTAAAATCTTCTGTAATTGTATCTGTCTTTCGAAGATCGATTCGCATGTCGGATTTTCCTATTCCCATGTAAGTGGAAAATTCCGATGAATTCATGGTGTTAAAAATATTTATAGGAAGTATTACAATAAACGTACATATGATAAAAATAAAGAACAGTAGCCTGTATAATTTGAATCGTTTCCATACATCCCTAAGTCCCATATAAATATTGGTGCTGAAAAATTTGTTCTTAAGCAGTGGAAAACTATATTTTCGGTTCTTTCCACGCTCCATGATATCTGAACGTAATGCTTCCACCGCAGAAATCTTATCGATTCCTTTCAGTACTTTCTGGCAGTACATCATAATCAAGAAATATACCAATAAGGGAGCTATAAGAGATAGTATATATTTTAAGTTTCCTGATAAATCCGAAGAAATGTAAAGTCTCATATTACCGATTAACAGATTTACCACTGCAAAGGAAAGCAGATAGCCTATTATACCGGCTGCTACTGACATGACTCTGTATTTATTAAGATATACCTTCTTTATATCTTTTTTGGATATTCCTATCGCTTTCATCACACCGATTTCTCTTAAATCTTCATCAATCGTTGCCAAGAACGTAAGTCTGATACAGAGCATAGCTATAATAATCAGGAGAATACTGATAAGTATAATGACCATTGCGACTGCCACATCTGACATGACATTAAACATCAGAAATATCTTTCCTCCGACTGTAGGACCATTTGCAGGAAGACCTCCTTCGATATATGCAGTCTGAACAGCCTGAGAGTCCCCGTTTTCATGCAGTTTGAATTCGATCATATATTCCAGTTCCCCGGCCTGCTTTAAAAACATTGCATTATAGTCTGCCTGATTAATTACAAACCGTTTCGAAGAAGTAAGAGAAGAGTTCATCTCATAATCTCTTGCATAATCTGAAATGACAAACTCATTCTCATACTCTCCGCTTTTCACCGTAATCGTATCACCTATTTTTAAGTCATATTGTTGCATGAAATAGATGGGAACCGCCACTTCCCTTTCCTTTACATCCAGTTTTTCATTATCTAAGTCCAATATAAAGTCAAATTTTTTATTCTGTACAACAAATGAAATATCCTGTACAGTTCCAGCCATCGTTTGATTATTGCCGAAATGAATATTACTTCCATCCAAAGTCAGAAGAACCATTGTCTCTTGCATCGCTATATTCTCACGCTGTGCTTCTGTAAATCTATCTATTTCTGCCTGATCAAATTCTCCAGAATGCATCTGCGTTATGTCAGCTGGTACTGCACGTTCCTGCAGGTCCGACATCGACTGAATCAGATTGGCAATGTTATTTATTGCACTAGCAGCCAAAATAACTGCCATAGTGATAAATGCAAACACTGTCACAGTTATGATTTTCTTCCTGTAAAAATCATTCTTAACAATTTTTAAAAACAAATTTTTTCCTCC is part of the Psychrobacillus sp. FSL H8-0483 genome and encodes:
- a CDS encoding ABC transporter ATP-binding protein, giving the protein MSIILEARSMNKKVELGQENELHILKDVNLEIEKGEFVSIMGPSGSGKSTLLYNISGMDRITSGSVKFNGSEIGSLKEEELAKIRLNHMGFIFQDINLLKNLSLIDNVMFPALVSKDADKNAVYQKAEKLLKMTGIEKLADNNITQASGGQLQRVGICRALINDPDIIFGDEPTGALDSKSTEEIMSILAGINKKGTTVMLVTHDAKVAAKTERVLFMVDGNLVAQKKMSKYDAQHDDMKKREESIMKWLVENGF
- a CDS encoding ABC transporter permease encodes the protein MFLKIVKNDFYRKKIITVTVFAFITMAVILAASAINNIANLIQSMSDLQERAVPADITQMHSGEFDQAEIDRFTEAQRENIAMQETMVLLTLDGSNIHFGNNQTMAGTVQDISFVVQNKKFDFILDLDNEKLDVKEREVAVPIYFMQQYDLKIGDTITVKSGEYENEFVISDYARDYEMNSSLTSSKRFVINQADYNAMFLKQAGELEYMIEFKLHENGDSQAVQTAYIEGGLPANGPTVGGKIFLMFNVMSDVAVAMVIILISILLIIIAMLCIRLTFLATIDEDLREIGVMKAIGISKKDIKKVYLNKYRVMSVAAGIIGYLLSFAVVNLLIGNMRLYISSDLSGNLKYILSLIAPLLVYFLIMMYCQKVLKGIDKISAVEALRSDIMERGKNRKYSFPLLKNKFFSTNIYMGLRDVWKRFKLYRLLFFIFIICTFIVILPINIFNTMNSSEFSTYMGIGKSDMRIDLRKTDTITEDFKKLQEELKNDSDFEKYAAYITSSYQVKNAEDSWDYINIEIGDFSVFPLKYLEGRAPQAEGEISLSFANTSKDGLNKKVGDEVVLKVAGAEKTLKVTGIYQDITNGGKTAKAPSGLGLNEDSVLWYIVSMDVAQSVDVREKMDYYQNTYDSAQVNDIKEYTVQTLGNIIDQMSLIVIGGIAIAVIIAVLITALFLRMLLSKDMSQIAIMRSMGLTSKNIKHQYMAGTMMVLILGIIVGVLAANFLGEFLVSMAMSSMGAAKIELVNVVWQTWLLCPLALIVVVGITISVCCKVTGEDDLSVVLRS